The Ralstonia insidiosa region AGTGGGCCGTCAGGGCGTGTGGCAGCGAGCAGGGCGGGTGCATCGGTGCCAGCGCTGAGATGCTCCTGCGCGGTGGCGGACACGGCCAACGCCAAGCCGCAACCCACGGCAAGTACGCGGCGGCAGGTCGTGCCCGCGTTGCACATCAGTCGGCACGGGCAAGCGGAATCTCAACCGCAACGCCATTGATCTGCGACCGCAGTCGCTGCGGTGTGGCAGTTGCTGTGCCGGCATTCGCGATGGGCCAGGTGCGTGTGGCGCCGGCCAGCGCATAGCCGAGTAGGCCCGGAGTGATCTCGTTGCGCGTGCCGTCGCTCCATTCGATGGAGACGGCCGAGAGCTGTGCGTGGTACCTGTCGATGTTGCGCACCACCAGCACGGCCTTGCCGCCGTCTTGGCGCAATGTGGCCGTCAGCTTGGGCGGCGCATCCGCAGTTGCATTGACGAACACTGGCACCGAGTAACGCAACTGCATCGTCACGCCGGTCAGCGTTTGCGGGCGACGATCCGGTAGTTCGTCGATCAGCAGGCGGTAGGCCTGTTCACCCGCGCCGGCAGCA contains the following coding sequences:
- a CDS encoding fimbrial biogenesis chaperone, with translation MRWVWVASLAVLIAALAPFAAHAAALQISPIRLDLPPGQMAAVIMLHNRGTQPLNAQVRVFRWTQDADGDHLEPAATLVASPPIVQIPASGEQVVRVVLTQPPAAGAGEQAYRLLIDELPDRRPQTLTGVTMQLRYSVPVFVNATADAPPKLTATLRQDGGKAVLVVRNIDRYHAQLSAVSIEWSDGTRNEITPGLLGYALAGATRTWPIANAGTATATPQRLRSQINGVAVEIPLARAD